The nucleotide sequence CTTTCAAAATATCCAGGCCCAAGGCAATCACCTCTGCATCAGCCCGGGGGGAATGGGTGCCTAAAACTTCTATCCCCAACTGGTGAAATTGCCGATAACGGCCGGCTTGGGGACGTTCATAGCGAAACATCGGGCCGGTATACCAAAGGCGTTGGATTCCCCCCTGGGCCTGGAATCCATGCTCAATATAGGCCCGCACCACACTGGCTGTCCCCTCTGGCCGCAAGGTTAAGGAGCGTCCCCCCCGATCCTCAAAGGTGTACATTTCCTTACCAACAATATCCGTTGCTTCTCCAATCCCCCGTTGGAATAATTCAGTTTGCTCAAATAAGGGAGTACGAATTTCTTGAAACGCAGCTTGGTGAAGAATCTGTCGAGCTATGACTTCAATCTGCTGCCAATAGGGTACTTCTGTGGGCAGAATATCCCGTGTTCCCCGTGGAGCTTGCATTCCTGCCATAGCCTTATCCAAATACCAATTATCTTGTTCATGATCATTTCTCAGTCTAGCGAACTCCCATTAAATATTTACAGAGAATCTAAAAATCATCCGTTTCATAGCTTCATGATTAGACCTGACTGGAAGTCATCATTCTCTAGGCCAATGGCCCCACTCCCTCACAACTACCCTCTTCCCGGGGTTCTTTACTGCAAAGGCTTTGAAAGCACAATTTGACCAGGAAGCACAGTGGATTATCATTGAATATTAGAATGAAAAAACTTCATGACAATTGACTTGTTTCTATGGCATAATTGGTGATAGGAATTTAGCTGTAAATAAACGCAAAGATTGATAACTAGTTCCTATACAAACATTAAGAATCTCCAAAGCCCTAGTTATTGCAATTGGGGTCATTTAAGCTAATGCTTTATATAGATAGCCTACAAACTTGTGAGCACCCCGGAGAGCTTAATCCCTCTTCAGCTTTTTTATGTCATAGTTTATTTCTGTTGGTTGACAGGTTTAATTCTTGTCTGATTTTTATGGCTAATGATGATAGGAATGCTGGGCCTGGGAATGATCGCAAAACTGTAGGGTTGGATTTTGCTACGCACTACCTGTTGACGTACAGGTGACTAAACCAAGAGGAAGCTCATTTTATGTCCTACGCACAAAAAGCCCCCGGTAAAGCTGGGTATAAAGCCGGGGTGCAAGACTATCGGTTAACCTATTACACACCGGACTACACCCCCAAAGATACAGATATTTTGGCCGCGTTTCGGGTCACTCCCCAACCCGGTGTGCCCTACGAAGAAGCAGCGGCGGCGGTGGCGGCCGAATCTTCAACCGGGACTTGGACAACGGTGTGGACAGATTTACTCACTGACTTGGATCGTTACAAAGGTCGGTGCTACGACATTGAATCCGTTCCTGGTGAAGACAATCAATTCATTGCCTACATTGCCTATCCCCTGGATTTGTTTGAAGAAGGCTCTGTCACCAACCTCTTGACCTCCTTGGTCGGGAACGTTTTTGGCTTTAAAGCCCTGAAAGCCCTCCGTTTAGAAGACTTGCGGATTCCGGTGGCTTACCTGAAAACCTTCCAAGGCCCTCCCCACGGAATTCAAGTTGAGCGGGACAAAATTAACAAGTATGGTCGTCCCCTCTTGGGTTGTACGATTAAGCCGAAATTGGGCTTATCGGCCAAAAACTACGGTCGGGCCGTCTATGAGTGCCTCCGGGGTGGTTTAGACTTCACCAAAGACGACGAAAACATCAACTCCCAACCCTTCCAACGCTGGCGGGATCGCTTCCTGTTTGTGGCGGATGCGATTCATAAAGCCCAGGCCGAGACGGGAGAAGTCAAAGGTCACTACCTCAACGTTACCGCTGCCACCTGTGAAGAAATGCTGAAGCGGGCCGAGTTCGCTAAAGAACTGGAAATGCCGATCATTATGCATGACTTCTTGACCGGTGGGTTTACCGCCAACACAACCTTGGCCCACTGGTGCCGGGATAATGGGGTCTTGCTCCACATTCACCGGGCCATGCACGCCGTCATTGACCGCCAGAAAAACCACGGCATCCACTTCCGGGTCTTGGCCAAGTGCTTGCGGATGTCGGGCGGTGACCACATTCACACCGGAACCGTTGTCGGTAAATTAGAAGGCGACAAAGCCATTACTCTGGGTTTCATCGACCTGCTCCGGGAAAACTACATCGAGCAAGACCGTTCACGGGGTGTTTACTTTACCCAGGATTGGGCTTCTATGGGTGGGGTCATGGCCGTGGCTTCCGGTGGGATTCACGTTTGGCATATGCCGGCCTTGGTGGAAATCTTTGGCGATGATTCCGTCCTCCAGTTTGGTGGTGGAACCTTGGGTCACCCCTGGGGGAATGCTCCGGGTGCTACAGCCAACCGGGTTGCCTTAGAAGCTTGCGTCCAGGCCCGGAATGAAGGTCGTGACTTAATGCGCGAAGGTGGCGATATTATCCGGGAAGCCTGTAAGTGGTCGCCTGAATTGGCAGCGGCTTGCGAACTCTGGAAAGAAATCAAGTTTGAATTTGAGGCTGTGGATACCGTCTAAGCCAGAGTCATGGTAGTGGGAAGTAGAAAAAGTTGGTTATCCTATGCCCAATAACATCTGCTTCTCGCCCCTTGGTCTAGGTCAGTCTATGGATGTCAAACACGTTGCCAAAGAGACCGCCAAAACCCTGATTAGTTATCTAACTTACCAGGCCGTGCGGACTGTGATTGCCCAACTGGATGAAACAGACCCACCCCGGTCCCTCTGGCTCCAACGGTTTACGACCAAAGAACGGGTGCAAGATGGCGAACTCTACTTGCAAGACCTGTTTCAGGAAAAGCAAGACTTAGCCTTTCGGATTTTGACGGTGCGCGAGCACTTAGCGGATCAAGTTGCTGACTTTCTGCCCGAAATGTTACGGACTGGGATTCAAAAGGCTAATTTGCACCAACGCTGTCAACAACTGGAACGGATGACCCAAGTTGCTCCTGCCCCGGCCCCGCCTGAGGCATCCAGCCCGACTCCTGCCGATTTGACCGATTCAACCCATCAACCGAATTCTTAAACCTTTGAGGACATTGATAACATCATGAAAACATTACCCAAAGAGCGGCGTTACGAAACCTTCTCCTATTTGCCTCCCTTGAGCGATGCCCAGATTGCCCGCCAAATCCAGTACACCATCGACCAGGGCTATCACCCCTGTGTCGAATTTAACGAAAGCTCTGCCGCCGAAATTTACTACTGGACGATGTGGAAGTTGCCCTTATTTGATTGTTCTTCTCCCCAAGAAGTCTTGAATGAGGTTCAACAATGCCGCTCGGAATACCCCAACTGCTATATCCGGGTGGTCGCCTTTGACAACATCAAACAGTGCCAAGTCATGAGCTTTATTGTGCATAAACCCAATCAAAGTGGCAGTGGCTATCGCTACTAAAACTTGATTAATTTTGTCTCTCTAGCAAGTTATCCCTAGGGATGTCAGGATTAAAAAATAGATTAAATTTGGGGGTAGGTTGTCTTACCTCCTTTTTTTATTTTGAAGATTACACATTTATCCTTGTGTGGACTGGCATTCTTGGGACTAGTTTGGAGCAGTGCCAGGCCTGGGTTAGGAGCCGACAGGCGTTCGATTGATCTAACCGTTACCTGTGACATTTTAGTTGTGGGTGGGGGACTGGCCGGGGTGGCCGCAACTTATGAATCTCTTTTGGCTGGGAAAACGGTCTGTTTAACTGAGTTGACGGATTGGCTGGGAGGACAAATTTCGGCTCAGGGAACTGCGGCTCTAGATGAACGCCCCCGGCAACGAGAGTTACTCTACTTCTCCCGTGGTTACAATATTTTGCGCCAACGCCTCATTACCCAGGCCAGGAATCCGCGCCCCGGTGATTGTTGGGTGAGTGAAGTTTGTTTTCTGCCCCAGGCCGGCCATGAGATTGTGGCTCAAATGCTATCAGAAGCTGAGAAAAAAGGTAAAGGGAAGCTGCATTTATTTCTAAATACCGTTGTCAAAGATTTAACCATTAACCCCGTGGGAGCCGGAGAACAAGTTCAAGCAGTCAGAGCCATCCAACACCAACCCGCCCCCAATGCGCCACCCTTGAATACCTTGCTTTTATCTGAAACCCTGAAAGATTTTTATACGGAAGCGGATTCTGCCAATTTCACCAAAACGATCCTAAAGTTTACGCCCCCACCCACCCGCCCCTGGATCGTGATTGAAGCCACGGAAACGGGAGAACTCCTCGGCCTGGCTGATTTACCCTACAAATTGGGCATTGATCCGGTGGACGCACAAAACCCCTCTGCATCGAGCCAAACCCCCTACCCCTACTGCCCCCAGGCCTTCACCTATACCTTTGCGATGGCGGCCACAGGAGAACCCCAAACTCACATAAAGCCGGAGTTTTACCCGCAATTTGAACCCTTTTATAGCTTTGACTTACCCCGCTACAGCCAAGAACCAGAATTGGTATTTACCTATCGCCGCATTTACAGTGCCAAAGTCGGCCAAAACTTTCACTCAGTCACGCCTGGGGATATTTCCATGCAGAACTGGGGCGGTGGGAATGACTACGGGCCGGGGACTCCGGTTGATAACTGGATTTATACAAGGGCGCAACTCCAGGCCCAAGGACAACTCAATCCCGGTGATTGGCTCGGCGGTATTCGCACCGAAAGTTTAGCAGGGGGGGAAAAACTGGCCTTAGGCTATTTCTATTGGCTCTGGGGCGGCACCACGGATTCAAAGCTGACGGAACCCAAACGCCCCAATCCCTACTTACGCTATCTAGCTGGGTTGGACTCTCCTATGGGAACTGTGCATGGCCTGTCGAAATTCCCCTATGTTCGGGAGGGACGGCGGTTGATTGGCCGGTATGCCAGTGGATGGCCCCAAGGATTTCAGGTGAATGAGGTGGATATCTCCCGCCAAGACTACGCCAAAGACCCCTACTACCAAACTCAACTCCCACCGAGACTGTTTTCTGAGCTTGCCATGGGCCTGGGGGGCCTACAAGGACTTAAGGTAATGACGGGAGAACTGGCAATTCAAGACATGGCCTGGCGCACCCGCGCAAGACTCTATCCCGATAGTGTGGGGATTGGGCATTATCCAATTGATTTTCATCCCTGTATGTTAAAAAGTCCCCCGGAAAACCCAGGTAACATTGAACGGCCGGGTGAACGCCAAGGGGCAGCGGAAACCTATCCTTTTCAAATTCCCTTGCGGGCGATGATTCCCCCCCGGATTGATAATTTGATTGTTACAGGCAAGAATATTGCCGTTAGTCATATTGCCGCTGCTGCCTATCGAGTCCAGGCCTATGAGTGGTCAGCCGGAGCCGGAGCCGGAACAGCCGCAGCATTTGTCTTGAAACGGAACCTGTTACCGCCGGACTTAATTCAACCCCTACCCCTGGAAAGCAAACCCTTAACTCAACTCCAACAGCACTTGATAGCCAATGATAACCCGATTGCCTTTCCCGGAATGTCAATTTTTAACGATAACTGGCAGGCCTGGCCTTGAGCCCTGTTGGCCAAATTCCATATTCGGGGAGCTTTTGTTCTGCAACAATAGTTTCTACTCTGTATAATCGAAGGTATAGACACGGGGCTGTAACGGTTTCGACGTTCTTGTGAACCGGGTTCTATGATACAGGTCGAGAGCGAACTCCCTCTCGCAAATCAAGAGTTCAAAAAAATGTAACTGCGAACAACATCGTTCCTTTTGCTCGTAAAGCTGCTGCTGTAGCCTAAATACCACTCTTTTGGTTCGAGCATCTATAGTCTGACTCCGTTAAAGATTATAGATTAACCCCCCAACGGATGCTTTAGTTACTGCTCTCGGGGACAGTAATTAACCAAGACCCTCTCTGAGAATCCTACTGTTCGGAATAAGGAGCAGTTCCCGCCTCAGGATTAGAAAGGCTAAACCTGTGAATGAGTAGGACACTTAATAACTTGGGCGGACACGGGTTCGACTCCCGTCAGCTCCATCTAAATACCATCCGCAATTGCCTAATTCTTGCTAATGGGCTTGAGCGATTTTATGCGGTCTAAACAATTGAGTCAATAACACTAGGACTCTGCTCGCTATTCAGGGACACCATGTCGGGGTTTTTTACCGCGCCACAGTAATCGGATGGGTGTTCCCTTAAAACCCAATTGTTCCCGAAACTGTTTTTCTAAATAGCGGCGGTAATTGTCCTTAAATAGCTTGGTATCGTTGACAAAAATAGCCATGGTTGGGGGTTGAGTACTGACTTGGGTGGCATAATACACTTTCCCTTGACGACCTTGGCGGGTTGCAGGCGGGCTATGCCCATTGACGGCATCTTGAACAACTTCATTCACCACAGCGGTACTCACCCGGCGGCGATGTTGCTCTACGGCCTGGTTCACAAAGTCAAAAACCTTATCAACTCGCTGTCCGGTTAAGGCACTGACAAAAATTGCCTCAGCCCAATCCACAAAATTGAGGCGTTGATAGACACGATGACGGTAATCATTGATTGTATAGGTATCTTTTTCGACCGCATCCCACTTGTTCACGACCAGCACACAGGCCCGCCCCTGTTCCGCAATATGTCCAGCCAGCCGTTGATCTTGTTCCGTAATATCTTCTAGGGCATCTAAAATGAACAAGACTACATCCGCTCGATGGATGGCCTGGAAGGCGCGATGCACCCCAAACATTTCTGGGCCGTAGTCCACACTTTTGCGCCGCCGAATCCCGGCCGTATCAATTAAGCGATAGGTTTGACCATCCCGCTCCACAACCGTATCAATCGCATCCCGAGTGGTTCCAGAAATTGGACTAACAATGGCCCGCTCAGCCCCTAGAAAGGCATTAAGTAGGCTAGATTTACCCACATTGGGACGGCCCGCAATCGCAACGCGAATTTCCTCAGCAGTAATTTCGGGATCAGTCGGTGGAATATAGTCCAGGAGTTGATCTAGAAGTTCGCCAGTGCCACTGCCATGAATACTGGAAATCGGATAGGGTTCCCCCAGGCCCAGTTGCCAAAATTCTGCCGCTTGGGCCAGGCCTTGCTGGGGAGATTCACATTTATTCACAGCAAGTAAAACAGGCACGGGTTGCTGTCGGAGCCAAGCGGCAATTTCTAAATCCAGGGCTGTTGGGCCAATTTGACCATCCACCATGAAGATGGCGACTTTAGCTTCATTGAGGGCAACTATCGCTTGCTGGCGAATTAGGGGTAAAAATTCACTGTCATCCCCAAAAACTAGGCCCCCGGTATCTACAACCACAAATTCCCGATCTTGCCAAAAGGCTGGCCGATAGGTGCGGTCGCGGGTCACACCCGGTTGGTCATGGACAATTGAAGCCATTTCTCCCGTGAGCCGATTGACTAGGGTAGATTTACCAACATTAGGACGGCCGACAATGGCCACAATCGGAAGACTCATAGAAAAATTTGCCGGAAAAGGGTTTGGTCATAGCGAGGCCTGGAAGAGGCGCAATGGATCTAGTATCCTAACGCTTTTAGCTCCAACTCGGTTTGAGGGTATCAGTCACAATTAAAACCTTATAGGTTGAATTTAGGACTACCCCTCCACCCTCGAAGAATTAGTTTTTTAACAAGAAAGGTAATGTTGTATCGGGTTGTTGCCAGTCATTAAAGTGCTGCTTTCAAAACCTCAGCCTTATCAGTTTTTTCCCAAGGTAAATCCAAATCATTCCGGCCAAAGTGACCATAGGCAGCCACATCTTGATAGAACCGGCCCCCGCGCTCACTGGGCAAAGTCTGTAAGCCAAAGGCTTGAATCATTCCCGCTGGTCTGAGTTCAAAGTGTTTTTCGACCAAATCCAGAAGAACTTGATTATCAACTTTCCCGGTGCCAAAGGTATCAATAAAAATACTCACCGGCCGAGCAACCCCAATGGCATAGCTGAGTTGGACTTCACATTTTTCCGCCAGGCCAGCCGCGACAATATTTTTAGCCACATACCGAGCAGCATAGGCCGCACTGCGATCTACTTTGGTTGGATCCTTGCCCGAAAATGCGCCCCCCCCATGTCGGGAATAGCCGCCGTAGGTATCGACAATAATTTTGCGCCCTGTTAAACCCGCATCTCCTTGGGGGCCGCCAATGACAAATTTCCCGGTCGGATTGACAAAAAAGCGAGTTTGGCTATCGGGTTTGAGGGCAATATCGGCGAAGATGGGCTGAACCACATAATCCCAAAGATCCGTTTTAATCCTGGCCTGGATGGCTTTATCGTCAGTAATGTCGTCAATGGTGGCCGTGTGCTGAGTTGAAATCAGAATTGTATCAATCCCCACCGGCTGACCCTCTTCATAAATGACCGTGACTTGGGTTTTCCCATCTGGGCGGAGGTAGGGGAGTTTTCCTTCTTTGCGAACTTCAGCTAGTCTCCGAGCGGCACGGTGGGCCAAACTAATCGGCAAAGGCATTAATTCTGGGGTTTCGTTGCAGGCATAACCAAACATAATGCCTTGATCACCTGCGCCAATTTGGTCGAGTTCTGACTCACTTAAGGCTTCCCGCCGTTCTTGGGCAGAATCAACCCCTTGGGCAATATCTGGGGACTGGCGATCCAAGGCCGTGAGTACCGTACAGCTATGGGCCGCAAACCCGTTATCAGCATCGGTGTAGCCAATTTCGGCAATTTTATGGCGAACAATATCCACCAGATTGACATTAGCCAGGGTTGTCACTTCTCCAGTAATCAAGACCAGGCCCGTATTCACCACTACTTCTGCCGCCACTCGACTCCGAGAATCTTGGCTCAAGAGGGCATCTAAGATAGAGTCGGAAATCTGGTCACAAATTTTATCGGGGTGGCCTTCTGTAACCGATTCTGAGGTGAATAGATACCGCAATTCTGTGACTCCTTAACCGAGTATTTGTTTTTGCTCAAAATGATAAATTCACTCCGGGTGAAAATAATGGAGCGATCATGTATCAAAGGCTGATCCTGTCTTGAGTATGAGGGGAAATCTCAAAACCCTCAAGGCAAACTGTTTTTTGTTATACCCCGAGTTGATCGCCCCGCTTGTACTGCAAATAAGCCGCCACAAAGAGGCCAGCTAGGGTGACAGGAATTAGACCGAGAACAATACCACAAAGTAAAGGTTCAATCATGTTTTTTCATTGAAAGACTTTAATGAATCCGCCTAAGACGGTCTCAAGCTACTATAGCAGGGGTCGCGGTCGGTTTGTCGCAGAGATGCCCCCGCTGCTGCTGATTATTGTCAATACCCTGACTAGAGTCACTAGACTACCCCTAAGATAGAGGCTTATTGGTGCAATTAGACGACTGATTCAGAAGTAATATAGCGTTACTCATTCAGGGCTGGATAGGGGCAAGCCAGAAAATGCTTTATGGGTAGTCTTTTTAAGATTTCTACTCCCTCAGAACAGTCTGCCTAACGCTATCGCCTTGAATATCACCTCAATACCCAATGTGTCATTGACAAAAATCCAGGCACCTGATTTGGTCTTCACCCCCTCAAGACATCTGACCGCTTTATCTAGTCAACCCACCTAATTCCTATGCCTAGTCCATCGTCTCGCTCGCCCAGTCAACCTCCCTATTTTGCCCGTCTTTGGCAGGGATGGTCTGTTTGGTGGCGGCCCTGGCAGAACATTGACTGGCTTTTAATGGGAGCGGTAGTCAGTCTCCTCTTAATTGGAGTCGTGTCCATTTACAGCATTGATTTCAATAAAGGTGAGATGAACTGGCTCGATCATTTGATCACGGCTGGGGTGGCGTTGATCACCACTTTAGGGATTGCCCGTTGGCGCTATGATACGCTCCAGGCCTGGCATTGGTACACTTACGCGGCGACAAATCTGGCTTTGGTGGCTGTCTCTCTCTTTGGGGTTACGGCCTTGGGGGCCCAACGCTGGATTCAGATTGGCGGGTTTAATGTCCAGCCCTCAGAATTTGCCAAAGTCGGGGTTATCGTCACTGTGGCGGCCCTCTTAAATCGGCGACCGGCCAACAATTTGCTGGGGATTGCCCGAGTTGTGGGAGCCTTAATACTACCTATGGGCTTAATTTTAGCGCAACCTAACTTAGGGACAGCCTTAGTATTTGTGGCCATTACGGTGGGAATGCTCTATTGGGCCAACGCTCACGGGGGCTGGATTGTGTTGATGATTTCCCCTTTGGTTTCGGCGATTATCTTGGGTCTAGCATTGCCCTATAACCTTTCTCTGTGGCTGTGGCTGACCTGGGTGGCGGGCATGGCGATCTTGGCCTGGTGGTGTTTACCCTTGGGCTTGACAGGGGCGGTTGGGGCCGGGGTATTAAATTTAGCCAGTGGGGGCCTGGGGCAAGTCCTCTGGAATTTACTCCATGATTATCAAAAAGACCGAATTACCCTCTTTCTTAATCCTGACAAAGATCCCCTTGGGGGGGGCTATCATCTGATTCAGTCCCGGATTGCGGTGGGGGCCGGTGGCCTTTTAGGACGGGGCTTAAATCATGGGACTCAAACCCAATTGGGGTTCATTCCAGAGCAACATACGGACTTTATCTTCTCTGCCATTGGTGAGGAATTTGGCTTGCTTGGGACATTTTTGGTGTTAGCGTTGTTTTGGTTTATCTGTTTGCGGATTATTCAGATTGCCAACAGTGCCGCGGATGATTTTGGTTCCCTGATTGCTATTGGGATGTTCGCAATGATCATTTTCCAGGTGGTGATCAACATTGGCATGACCATTGGCCTTTCCCCTGTGACAGGGATCCCCTTACCTTGGTTGAGTTATGGCCGCTCATCCCTGATGGCCAATGCCATTGCCCTGGGCCTGGTGCAGTCAGTGGCTAATTTTCGTCCGCGTCAAACCAATCGCCGTCCCTAAGTTGGAGACTGTTCTAGGCTTAATTCCTCTGAGATGATACTGGCAATGACACAAGCCACTCTAGGCTAGACTATTATCTATCTTGTCACCACTCAACAAGGATATTTTGTTATGGCATCCCTAACTCAGACCTTGATTTTGCCCGGAACCATTGTGAAAGTGATTAATCCTGGGGATACCTACTATGGCTTTCAAGGCCTGGTGCAACGAATCACAGATGGGAAAGCAGCGGTTTTATTTGAAGGCGGTAATTGGGACAAGCTGGTGACATTTCGGCTGTCTGAGTTGGCCCCTCAAGAATTACCCAAGGGCAAGAAAAAGTAACTCTCCTCAGCTAATTCGACTCAAAACTAAGCCGGGACTAATTGGGAAGATTTAGCCACAAACCCGGCTTGATTTAGAGCTGAAACTGTTTTTTCATCGGACTCAACCCGGAACTGTGCCCCCAACCGGACATACTGGGCCTGGTGTTGATCCGTGATTCTAGCAATGATTGGGATTTTAGGAGTTTCTCCGGCCTGGGCTTTGAGAATTTCTGCAAGACGATGCTGGGCCTGGAGATCACTGGCCTGGGCTGGGGGGAGTTCCACCATAATCATCCGCACTTCTTCGATGGGTTCTGCATCTTCAATCACAAACTGCCGCCGATCATCTCGTTGATCCACTTTGCCCCAAACCATCAGTCGTCGATCTGCTGCTAGTAAGTGGCCAATCCGCTCAAATGTTCGTGGAAAAACCACTGCCTCTGTCTTACCCGTCAGATCTTCCATTTGGATTACAGCCATCCGATCTCCTTTTTTCGTCACAATCGGTTTTAGCTCCGTAATTAAAATAATGACACTCAGGCTTTGGTCTCCCTGCTGATCTAGGTCTCCGAGGCTGATTGGGGCCAACATCCGGGCGGCGGTTTGAACTCCTTTGAGGGGATGATCCGAAACATAAAAACCGAGCAGTTCTTTTTCCATCCGTAACTTATCGCCATCGGGTAAGTCCTCTACAGGGGGAGCTTTAGGAGCCGCTTTATAACTAGTAGTGGCTGTTTCTGCGGCTATCCCGCCCAATATATCAAACAGATTACCTTGCCCCACCGCCCGATCTTTGGCCCGCCCCTGGGCCCACTCCAGCACGAGTTCTAGATCATGGAGGAGTTGGTTACGGTTAGGTTCAATTTTGTCAAAGCCCCCAGACGAAATTAAGGCCTCCACCGCCCGTTTATTGGCGACCCGTGAATCGACCCGATCACAAAAATCGGCTAAGGATTGAAATTCTCCCCCTTCTTGACGGGCTGCCAAAATCGCCTCAATCGCAGCCAGGCCAACATTGCGAACCGCAGACAAGCCAAACAAGATACTTTGCCCAATCGGTGTAAAGTCCACGCCAGAGCAATTAATATCCGGTGGTTGAATCTCGATCCCCATCGTCATGCAGGTGGCTAGATAGCGTTGAACTTTATCTTGATCTCCACTGTTAGCGGTGAGGAGGGCCGCCATGTACTCCACAGGGTAGTGGGCCTTTAAGTAGGCAGTTTGGAAGGTGACATACCCGTAGGCGGTGGAGTGGGACTTATTAAAGCAATTGCTGGCCACCAGCCCCCCCCGAATCACAAAGTTATGATCTTGAGCTACGCCAATGTCATAGACCGGCTGAATTCCTAAACTGCAGCGACTAATAATTTTGACCATCATCGTTGTCCTTCGGTTAATGCCTTGGTTAGCTCAGGGGAAGTGCTTCACGACTAACAACTTAAAAACCCGATTGTTTCGGGGGTT is from Synechococcus sp. PCC 6312 and encodes:
- a CDS encoding trans-splicing intein-formed DNA polymerase III subunit alpha C-terminal partner DnaE-C; translation: MMVKIISRCSLGIQPVYDIGVAQDHNFVIRGGLVASNCFNKSHSTAYGYVTFQTAYLKAHYPVEYMAALLTANSGDQDKVQRYLATCMTMGIEIQPPDINCSGVDFTPIGQSILFGLSAVRNVGLAAIEAILAARQEGGEFQSLADFCDRVDSRVANKRAVEALISSGGFDKIEPNRNQLLHDLELVLEWAQGRAKDRAVGQGNLFDILGGIAAETATTSYKAAPKAPPVEDLPDGDKLRMEKELLGFYVSDHPLKGVQTAARMLAPISLGDLDQQGDQSLSVIILITELKPIVTKKGDRMAVIQMEDLTGKTEAVVFPRTFERIGHLLAADRRLMVWGKVDQRDDRRQFVIEDAEPIEEVRMIMVELPPAQASDLQAQHRLAEILKAQAGETPKIPIIARITDQHQAQYVRLGAQFRVESDEKTVSALNQAGFVAKSSQLVPA